Proteins encoded by one window of Paraburkholderia sabiae:
- a CDS encoding cytolethal distending toxin subunit B family protein, whose product MRVLAVFILLIIYFPGNAWTAVNDRRVVTWNLQGSSASTESKWNSNIRTVLLGNRDDGPIPVSRHIDVMMIQEAGTLPSSITTNPPLPLEGRLVNPDLVVAPINEYVWNLGTSRRPIDYYVYFARVDTGANRVNLAILSKEKADQVILLRPRAWSGARPILGIRLGSDYYFGIHALANGGTDSGAIVARVWEYFNQNQISDQWLIAGDFNREPNQLRELLRRGYPQEYRNVTFQYEDRPTHRTSGHNLDYGIAGQLNNPSGGPNFDCSLFTPSLIGQLVSDHSPVLLWPKK is encoded by the coding sequence ATGAGAGTTTTGGCAGTTTTTATTCTTCTGATAATCTATTTTCCTGGTAATGCGTGGACGGCAGTCAACGATCGTCGCGTAGTGACTTGGAACCTCCAAGGCTCCAGCGCAAGCACGGAGAGTAAATGGAATTCAAATATTCGTACGGTGCTACTTGGAAACCGGGATGACGGACCGATACCCGTTTCAAGGCACATTGATGTTATGATGATCCAGGAGGCTGGAACACTACCTTCATCAATTACGACTAATCCGCCACTTCCATTGGAAGGCCGATTAGTGAACCCGGATCTGGTTGTCGCTCCTATAAACGAATATGTCTGGAATTTGGGTACCTCACGAAGGCCAATCGATTACTACGTGTATTTTGCGCGAGTCGATACTGGTGCCAATCGAGTAAATCTGGCTATTCTCAGCAAAGAAAAGGCTGATCAAGTAATCTTGCTTAGACCGCGGGCTTGGAGTGGAGCAAGGCCAATACTGGGAATCAGACTCGGATCTGACTATTATTTCGGGATTCATGCCTTGGCAAACGGCGGAACGGATTCCGGAGCGATCGTTGCTCGAGTTTGGGAGTATTTTAATCAAAATCAGATATCGGACCAATGGTTGATTGCTGGTGATTTTAATCGCGAGCCCAATCAATTGCGCGAGCTCCTTCGGAGAGGCTATCCGCAAGAATATAGAAACGTGACTTTCCAGTATGAGGATCGGCCCACCCATAGAACAAGCGGCCACAATCTAGACTATGGGATTGCTGGACAGCTGAACAATCCATCCGGCGGCCCTAATTTTGATTGCAGCTTATTTACGCCGAGCCTAATAGGGCAGTTGGTATCAGATCATTCTCCTGTTTTACTTTGGCCGAAGAAATAG
- the queE gene encoding 7-carboxy-7-deazaguanine synthase QueE, with product MHCDVPSVAVPPVGSYPVNEIFESLQGEGNFTGTPSVFVRLQGCPVGCAWCDSKHTWQVMPEREISVGTMGEKTGRPCDSYAWCDVPTLANIVRAADAEHVVITGGEPCMYDLRPLIAKLEAWHHRVQVETSGTYVPLVTPSTFVTTSPKYGMPSGRPVLDEALARANEIKYPVGKQRDIDIVLERLDPIQRARGTPIWLQPLSLSSRATGICMKAAHRYGWRVSLQTNKFINIR from the coding sequence ATGCACTGTGACGTACCGTCGGTAGCTGTGCCACCCGTTGGCAGCTATCCCGTCAACGAGATTTTTGAGTCGTTACAGGGCGAAGGCAACTTCACGGGCACACCTTCAGTGTTCGTCCGTCTGCAAGGGTGTCCGGTGGGCTGCGCGTGGTGTGACAGCAAGCACACGTGGCAGGTGATGCCAGAGCGCGAAATCAGTGTCGGGACGATGGGCGAGAAAACGGGGCGGCCGTGCGACAGCTATGCGTGGTGTGACGTGCCGACGCTCGCGAACATTGTGCGGGCGGCAGACGCTGAGCACGTAGTCATCACGGGCGGCGAACCGTGCATGTACGACCTGCGCCCGCTGATCGCGAAGCTCGAAGCGTGGCATCACCGTGTCCAGGTCGAAACCTCGGGCACTTACGTGCCGCTCGTCACGCCGAGCACCTTCGTCACCACGAGCCCGAAGTACGGAATGCCAAGTGGACGCCCGGTGCTCGATGAGGCGCTGGCGCGCGCCAACGAGATCAAGTATCCGGTCGGCAAGCAGCGCGACATTGATATCGTGCTCGAGAGACTTGACCCGATCCAGCGCGCGCGGGGCACCCCGATCTGGTTGCAGCCGCTGAGTCTGTCGTCCCGCGCCACGGGCATCTGCATGAAGGCGGCGCACCGCTACGGCTGGCGCGTCTCGTTGCAGACGAATAAGTTCATCAACATCAGGTAG
- a CDS encoding nitrogenase-stabilizing/protective protein NifW, whose product MAEDVLQFGIAFDQKVASVGRLHILRRFSPLPIFSATEAVPHDNATTLLTVYQGPRQHAFNISSCPRPLRRTY is encoded by the coding sequence TTGGCCGAGGATGTACTGCAATTTGGCATCGCGTTCGACCAGAAGGTTGCGAGCGTCGGCCGCCTGCACATCCTCAGACGCTTCTCGCCCCTTCCAATATTTTCAGCCACGGAAGCCGTGCCGCATGACAATGCGACGACCCTGCTCACCGTCTATCAAGGCCCGCGCCAACATGCCTTCAACATTTCGTCGTGTCCCCGCCCGCTGCGGAGAACGTATTAA